One stretch of Comamonas testosteroni DNA includes these proteins:
- a CDS encoding Rha family transcriptional regulator, translating into MSQPALAISPAVTIVDGIPTTLSTDLASHFGKRHDDVLRGIRNLCAQLPEGGVRNFAETSVTGEQNGQTYPAYRLTRDGFTLLAMGFTGKKALAFKLAYIDAFNRMEAALHQPADTQRMELAFSLAAEAAAQVHRTVFNAVMEGDADEWQHSRYLLNLNYDSQGRPTLPHAQPIATDQMVVSFSSLPQRIAEGEIMSATDAQLATLATACTQRLTQHAQHREKQVMLPVYPGNSPGRRPASAPARSAKQPPAPDEGLLRMTFK; encoded by the coding sequence ATGTCTCAGCCCGCACTGGCTATCTCTCCCGCCGTCACCATCGTTGACGGCATCCCCACCACTCTCAGCACCGATCTGGCCAGCCACTTTGGCAAACGCCATGACGACGTGTTGCGCGGCATTCGCAATCTCTGCGCTCAGTTGCCCGAAGGGGGTGTCCGCAATTTTGCGGAGACCTCAGTCACCGGCGAGCAAAACGGACAAACCTACCCCGCCTACCGGCTGACCCGCGACGGCTTTACGCTGCTGGCCATGGGCTTTACGGGCAAGAAGGCGCTGGCCTTCAAGCTGGCCTATATCGATGCCTTTAACCGCATGGAAGCCGCGCTGCACCAGCCGGCTGACACGCAGCGCATGGAGCTGGCCTTCTCTCTGGCCGCAGAGGCTGCGGCGCAGGTGCACCGCACGGTGTTCAATGCGGTGATGGAAGGCGATGCAGACGAGTGGCAGCACAGCCGCTATTTGCTGAACCTGAACTACGACAGCCAGGGCCGCCCCACTCTGCCCCATGCCCAGCCGATTGCGACCGACCAGATGGTGGTGTCCTTCAGCAGCCTGCCGCAGCGCATTGCCGAGGGCGAGATCATGAGCGCGACCGATGCGCAACTGGCCACGCTGGCAACGGCCTGCACGCAGCGGCTGACCCAGCACGCCCAGCACCGCGAAAAGCAGGTGATGCTGCCGGTGTACCCTGGCAATTCCCCCGGCCGGCGCCCCGCGTCTGCACCGGCCCGGTCAGCCAAGCAGCCCCCTGCGCCCGATGAAGGCCTGCTGCGCATGACATTCAAGTAG
- a CDS encoding lysozyme produces the protein MNWKEKLMAAIGAGAVALAVPLVQKYEGTVLRSYRDPVNVLTSCTGHTGPELRDGQTFTREQCEEMLYQDLARHADALSCVTVPLTDGQRAAFVSFAFNVGDDAFCRSTLVRKANSGDINGACAELSRWTYAGGKQLPGLVKRRAAERQLCEAGLA, from the coding sequence ATGAACTGGAAAGAAAAACTCATGGCCGCCATCGGTGCCGGCGCGGTAGCTCTGGCTGTGCCCCTGGTGCAAAAGTACGAAGGCACGGTGCTGCGCAGCTACCGAGACCCGGTCAACGTGTTGACCAGTTGCACGGGACATACCGGCCCCGAGCTGCGCGATGGGCAGACGTTCACCCGTGAGCAGTGCGAGGAAATGCTCTACCAGGACCTGGCCAGACATGCCGATGCGCTGAGCTGCGTCACCGTGCCGCTGACCGACGGCCAGCGCGCCGCCTTTGTGAGCTTTGCCTTTAACGTGGGTGACGACGCATTCTGCCGCAGCACCCTGGTGCGCAAGGCAAATAGCGGCGACATCAATGGCGCTTGTGCCGAACTCAGCCGCTGGACTTACGCCGGCGGCAAGCAACTGCCCGGCCTGGTCAAGCGCCGCGCGGCAGAGCGGCAACTTTGCGAGGCGGGGCTGGCATGA
- a CDS encoding DUF4124 domain-containing protein, translating to MNAIKFALFAAIACCTVPAIAQWQWIDGQGRKVFSDRAPPADIPVKNILRSPGGARPVAPSAIPEVGAAKPVAEAGVDKGLEEQKRKMQEQEAAKTQAEKLQKEKQRQDNCNRARQAKATLASGRLLSHVNAKGERGFMDEAARDAEIKRADAVIASDCGPMAEPAQ from the coding sequence ATGAACGCCATCAAGTTCGCTTTGTTTGCAGCCATTGCCTGCTGCACGGTCCCCGCAATTGCCCAGTGGCAATGGATAGATGGTCAGGGGCGCAAGGTGTTCAGCGACAGGGCTCCGCCGGCCGATATCCCTGTCAAGAATATTTTGCGCAGCCCTGGCGGTGCCAGGCCTGTAGCACCTTCTGCAATACCGGAGGTCGGCGCGGCCAAGCCCGTTGCGGAAGCCGGCGTGGACAAAGGGCTGGAAGAGCAAAAGCGCAAGATGCAGGAGCAGGAAGCAGCCAAGACCCAGGCCGAAAAACTGCAGAAGGAAAAGCAGCGCCAGGACAACTGCAACCGTGCCAGGCAGGCCAAGGCAACCCTGGCATCGGGCCGCTTGCTCTCCCATGTGAATGCCAAGGGTGAGCGTGGCTTCATGGATGAGGCCGCGCGCGATGCCGAGATCAAGCGTGCCGATGCCGTGATTGCTTCCGATTGCGGGCCCATGGCAGAGCCGGCGCAATAG
- a CDS encoding LexA family protein, giving the protein MPVQLIASPVTLPLADCSARAGSPANDFAGKRLDITDLLVTHPKATFVLRVAGPSMQEHGIDDGDIVVVDRELRARDGSIVVAVVERELVIRVLDGEGNTCKLRAGAPTYPDIVPPEGQTLEIWGVVTSCIKRFAR; this is encoded by the coding sequence ATGCCCGTCCAACTGATCGCGTCCCCGGTTACTTTGCCGCTGGCTGATTGCAGCGCGCGCGCAGGCTCGCCCGCCAATGACTTTGCAGGCAAGCGGCTGGATATTACCGACCTGCTGGTCACGCACCCCAAGGCCACATTTGTGCTGCGTGTGGCCGGCCCGTCCATGCAGGAACACGGCATCGATGACGGCGATATCGTCGTGGTGGACAGGGAGCTGCGCGCTCGAGATGGCAGCATCGTCGTGGCGGTTGTCGAGCGCGAACTCGTCATCAGAGTGCTGGACGGCGAGGGCAACACCTGCAAGCTCAGGGCAGGCGCCCCCACCTACCCCGATATCGTGCCGCCAGAAGGACAGACGCTGGAAATATGGGGTGTGGTCACCAGCTGCATCAAGCGCTTTGCAAGATAA
- a CDS encoding tyrosine-type recombinase/integrase yields MLTDTKIRSLKPTGKLYKVSDRDGLYVAVTASGAISFRYNYRINGRQETLTIGAYGIGGITLAEAREKQLAAKKLVQEGISPAREKIRTKSRDEAGGTFGEWADKWMKGHKMADSTRDMRRSVYERDVQGRFGKLQLREITGEDVRAMADAIVARGAPATAVHAREITLLVFRYAIERGQKVLNPAEEVAPSTIATFEPKDRALSKEEIGLFYKYLEKVGTTPSIRAACKLLLLTLLRKGELTNAMWTNVSFTEGTLTIPAARMKARRPHVVFLSQQAVDLLHALKMFAGSSEYVFPSRYESHRPMSAATLNRVMTSSWEYAQKDHQPLGKFGPHDMRRTGSTILHEAGYNSDWIEKALAHEQKGVRAVYNKAEYREQRKEMLQDWANMIDSWTKTQ; encoded by the coding sequence ATGCTCACCGATACCAAGATCCGCTCTCTCAAGCCCACTGGCAAGCTGTACAAAGTCTCCGATCGAGATGGCCTCTATGTGGCCGTAACCGCTAGTGGAGCAATAAGCTTTCGCTATAACTATAGGATCAATGGGCGCCAGGAGACGCTCACGATCGGCGCGTATGGTATCGGCGGAATCACGCTTGCTGAAGCGCGTGAAAAACAGCTGGCAGCAAAGAAGCTGGTTCAAGAAGGCATCAGCCCTGCCCGCGAGAAGATCCGCACCAAGTCACGTGATGAAGCGGGCGGGACGTTTGGCGAATGGGCCGACAAATGGATGAAGGGCCACAAGATGGCCGACAGTACCCGAGATATGCGCCGATCCGTCTATGAGCGCGATGTCCAGGGCCGGTTCGGCAAGCTGCAACTGCGGGAGATCACCGGGGAGGATGTGCGCGCCATGGCTGATGCCATCGTCGCCCGCGGCGCTCCAGCAACTGCCGTGCACGCCCGAGAGATCACTCTTCTGGTGTTTCGCTATGCCATCGAGCGCGGACAGAAGGTTCTCAACCCCGCTGAAGAAGTGGCACCAAGCACCATCGCGACCTTTGAGCCCAAAGATCGCGCCCTCTCCAAAGAGGAAATCGGACTCTTCTACAAGTACCTCGAAAAAGTGGGCACAACACCCAGCATTCGCGCGGCATGCAAGCTGTTGCTCCTCACCCTGCTACGCAAGGGCGAACTGACCAACGCCATGTGGACGAATGTGAGCTTCACCGAAGGCACCCTCACCATCCCGGCGGCCAGAATGAAGGCTCGTCGCCCTCATGTGGTGTTTCTCTCTCAACAGGCTGTCGACCTGCTGCACGCCTTGAAAATGTTCGCTGGCAGTTCTGAATATGTCTTTCCGAGCCGCTACGAATCCCACCGCCCGATGAGCGCTGCTACTCTGAACCGGGTCATGACCTCCAGCTGGGAATATGCCCAGAAGGACCATCAGCCGCTGGGAAAGTTTGGCCCGCACGATATGCGCCGCACAGGTTCCACGATCCTGCATGAGGCGGGCTACAACTCGGACTGGATTGAGAAGGCCCTGGCTCACGAGCAAAAAGGCGTGCGCGCCGTCTACAACAAGGCTGAGTACCGGGAGCAGCGCAAAGAGATGCTCCAAGACTGGGCCAACATGATCGACTCCTGGACAAAGACCCAGTGA
- a CDS encoding type II toxin-antitoxin system RatA family toxin, which translates to MKNVNKSVLIWYSPKEMFALVTDVAHYADFLPWCDHAKILEQDDTGMTAEVGIAFSGLRKSFVTRNTNSSMDDGGKQVSMRLVKGPFSRLEGHWRFHPVGDGTQRACKVELQLDYGFENAAVAAIIGPVFDRIAGSMVDAFIKRAEQIYG; encoded by the coding sequence ATGAAAAACGTCAACAAGTCCGTCCTCATCTGGTACAGCCCCAAAGAAATGTTTGCTCTCGTGACGGACGTGGCCCACTATGCCGACTTTCTGCCCTGGTGCGATCATGCCAAGATTCTGGAGCAGGACGACACAGGCATGACAGCCGAGGTAGGTATTGCGTTCAGCGGACTGCGCAAGTCTTTCGTGACGCGCAACACGAACAGTAGCATGGATGACGGCGGCAAGCAGGTCAGCATGCGTCTGGTCAAGGGACCTTTCTCGCGTCTTGAAGGCCACTGGCGCTTTCATCCTGTAGGCGACGGCACGCAACGCGCCTGCAAGGTCGAGCTGCAGCTGGATTACGGCTTCGAGAACGCAGCCGTAGCCGCCATCATCGGCCCGGTCTTTGACCGCATCGCAGGCTCCATGGTCGACGCCTTCATCAAGCGAGCCGAACAAATCTATGGCTGA
- a CDS encoding DUF4259 domain-containing protein translates to MGTWSHGNFDNDTALDWLADITGQLIDEIAEVLDSPEALQAGEPESDLVPCRIELLCAMAEGGMHPLWPDLQTLEHWKATYLQAWDQSIDELEPEEGYKQDRRIAIIETFDRMIALAAAAEEEGADEDWGEE, encoded by the coding sequence ATGGGCACTTGGTCGCACGGCAATTTCGATAACGACACCGCATTGGACTGGCTGGCCGATATCACGGGCCAGCTCATCGATGAAATTGCCGAGGTCCTGGACTCGCCCGAGGCCTTGCAGGCGGGCGAGCCGGAGTCGGATCTGGTTCCCTGCCGCATCGAGCTGCTGTGCGCCATGGCCGAGGGCGGCATGCATCCGCTGTGGCCGGATCTGCAGACGCTGGAGCATTGGAAAGCCACTTATCTGCAGGCCTGGGACCAGAGCATCGACGAGCTGGAGCCCGAGGAGGGCTACAAGCAGGACCGTCGCATAGCGATCATCGAGACCTTCGATCGCATGATCGCGCTGGCTGCAGCAGCAGAGGAAGAAGGCGCTGACGAAGACTGGGGCGAAGAATAA
- the guaB gene encoding IMP dehydrogenase, translated as MRLLGKALTFDDVLLVPAYSEVLPKDVSLATQFTRNIRLNLPLVSAAMDTVTEARLAIAIAQEGGIGVIHKNMTAEQQAAEVSKVKRHESGVVHDPVVITPEHTVLQVLQLSEERGISGFPVCDGGKVVGIVTSRDLRFETRYDVKVSQIMTPREKLITVNEKDGTSPAEAKALLNKHKLERILVVNDAFELKGLITVKDITKQTTFPNAARDASGRLRVAAAVGVGAGTEERVELLVKAGVDAIVVDTAHGHSKGVIDRVRWVKQNYPQVDVIGGNIATGAAALALVEAGADAVKVGIGPGSICTTRIVAGVGVPQIMAISNVADALKGTGVPLIGDGGIRFSGDISKALAAGASTIMMGGMFAGTEEAPGEVILYQGRSYKSYRGMGSIGAMQQGSADRYFQESSTGNPNADKLVPEGIEGRVPYKGSMVSIVYQMAGGVRASMGYCGCATISEMNQKAEFVEITAAGIRESHVHDVQITKEAPNYRAD; from the coding sequence ATGCGCCTTCTCGGAAAAGCACTGACCTTTGACGACGTCCTGCTCGTTCCCGCCTACTCCGAAGTCCTGCCCAAGGACGTTTCCCTCGCCACCCAATTCACTCGCAATATCCGCCTGAACCTGCCCCTGGTGTCTGCCGCCATGGACACGGTGACAGAAGCGCGTCTGGCCATCGCCATTGCGCAAGAAGGCGGTATCGGCGTGATCCACAAGAACATGACTGCCGAGCAGCAAGCCGCTGAAGTGTCCAAGGTCAAGCGCCACGAATCCGGTGTGGTGCACGACCCTGTGGTCATCACCCCCGAACACACCGTGCTGCAAGTGCTGCAGCTGTCGGAAGAACGCGGCATTTCGGGCTTCCCCGTGTGCGACGGCGGCAAGGTGGTCGGCATCGTGACCAGCCGCGATCTGCGCTTCGAGACCCGCTACGACGTCAAGGTCAGCCAGATCATGACGCCCCGCGAAAAGCTGATCACGGTCAATGAAAAAGACGGCACCAGCCCTGCAGAAGCCAAGGCTTTGCTGAACAAGCACAAGCTCGAACGAATCCTGGTGGTCAACGACGCCTTTGAGCTCAAGGGCCTGATCACTGTCAAGGACATCACCAAGCAAACCACCTTCCCCAATGCCGCACGTGACGCATCGGGCCGCCTTCGCGTGGCTGCCGCTGTCGGCGTGGGCGCTGGCACCGAAGAGCGCGTGGAGCTGCTGGTCAAGGCCGGCGTGGACGCGATCGTGGTGGACACGGCTCACGGCCACTCCAAGGGCGTGATCGACCGCGTGCGCTGGGTCAAGCAGAACTACCCCCAGGTGGACGTCATCGGCGGCAATATTGCCACCGGCGCTGCCGCCCTGGCTCTGGTGGAAGCCGGTGCCGATGCGGTCAAGGTCGGTATCGGCCCCGGCTCCATCTGCACCACCCGTATCGTGGCTGGTGTGGGCGTGCCCCAGATCATGGCCATCTCCAATGTGGCCGACGCCCTGAAGGGCACCGGCGTGCCCCTGATCGGCGACGGCGGCATCCGCTTCTCCGGCGACATCTCCAAGGCTCTGGCCGCAGGTGCTTCCACCATCATGATGGGCGGCATGTTTGCCGGCACCGAAGAAGCTCCTGGTGAAGTGATTCTGTACCAGGGTCGCTCGTACAAGAGCTACCGCGGCATGGGCTCCATCGGTGCCATGCAGCAAGGCTCGGCCGACCGCTACTTCCAGGAATCGTCCACCGGCAACCCCAATGCCGACAAGCTGGTTCCCGAAGGCATCGAAGGCCGCGTCCCCTACAAGGGCTCCATGGTCTCCATCGTCTACCAGATGGCCGGCGGCGTGCGCGCCTCCATGGGCTACTGCGGTTGCGCCACGATCTCCGAGATGAACCAGAAGGCCGAGTTTGTGGAAATCACCGCAGCCGGCATCCGTGAATCTCACGTGCATGACGTGCAGATCACCAAGGAAGCGCCCAACTACCGCGCTGACTGA
- the smpB gene encoding SsrA-binding protein SmpB, whose protein sequence is MAKKPETSSRIADNKKAAFNYFFEERHEAGMVLHGWEVKALRSGKVQLTDGYVLIKDGELFLLGCQINPLKTASTHVNPDSARIKKLLLKKDEIKRLVGKVEQKGYTLVPINLHWKNGYVKCEIALAKGKAEHDKRDVIKDREGKREVERAMKNRNR, encoded by the coding sequence ATGGCCAAGAAACCAGAAACTTCGTCGCGCATTGCCGACAATAAAAAAGCAGCTTTCAACTATTTCTTCGAGGAGCGCCACGAAGCCGGCATGGTGCTGCACGGCTGGGAGGTCAAGGCCCTGCGCAGCGGCAAGGTGCAGCTCACCGATGGCTATGTGCTGATCAAGGACGGCGAGCTGTTCCTGCTGGGCTGCCAGATCAACCCGCTCAAGACCGCTTCCACCCACGTCAATCCCGACTCGGCACGCATCAAGAAGCTGCTCCTGAAAAAGGATGAGATCAAGCGCCTTGTCGGCAAGGTCGAGCAAAAGGGCTATACCCTGGTGCCCATCAATCTGCACTGGAAGAACGGTTACGTGAAATGCGAGATTGCCCTGGCCAAGGGCAAGGCCGAGCATGACAAGCGCGATGTGATCAAGGACCGCGAAGGCAAGCGCGAGGTGGAGCGCGCCATGAAAAACCGCAACCGTTGA
- a CDS encoding type II toxin-antitoxin system Phd/YefM family antitoxin — protein MQSIGIYEAKSRFSALVEMVEQGEEVRITRHGKEVVRMLPMRRKPVITDEQIARELEQISALQQTVKAPATATNAADSITGLRHTGRNQA, from the coding sequence ATGCAATCTATCGGTATCTACGAAGCCAAAAGCCGCTTTTCCGCCCTGGTCGAAATGGTCGAGCAAGGCGAGGAAGTGCGCATCACGCGCCACGGCAAGGAAGTCGTGCGCATGCTGCCCATGCGCCGCAAGCCAGTGATCACCGATGAGCAGATTGCACGCGAGCTGGAGCAGATCTCGGCTCTGCAGCAGACGGTGAAAGCGCCAGCAACTGCAACGAACGCCGCTGACAGCATCACCGGCCTGCGCCACACAGGACGGAACCAGGCATGA
- the guaA gene encoding glutamine-hydrolyzing GMP synthase, whose protein sequence is MQHDKILILDFGSQVTQLIARRVREANVYCEVHPCDVSSDWVREFAADGKLKGIILSGSHASVYEVDDRAPDAVFELNLPVLGICYGMQTMATQLGGKVEGSNTREFGYAEVRAHGHTKLLEGIEDFATAEGHGMLKVWMSHGDKVTELPPGFKVMASTPSCPIAGMADEARRYYAVQFHPEVTHTVQGQALLNRFVLDICGTQADWIMGDYIEEAVARIREQVGDEEVILGLSGGVDSSVAAALIHRAIGDQLTCVFVDHGLLRLNEGDMVMDMFEGKLHAKVVRVDASALFLGELAGVSEPEQKRKIIGRLFVDVFKAEAEKLKAANAGSKGATFLAQGTIYPDVIESGGAKSKKAVTIKSHHNVGGLPEQLGLKLLEPLRDLFKDEVRELGVALGLPRGMVYRHPFPGPGLGVRILGEVKKEYADLLRRADAIFIEELNNWIDEKTGKSWYDLTSQAFTVFLPVKSVGVMGDGRTYDYVVALRAVVTSDFMTADWAELPYGLLKKVSGRIINEVRGINRVTYDVSTKPPATIEWE, encoded by the coding sequence ATGCAACACGACAAGATTCTTATTCTGGACTTCGGCTCCCAGGTCACGCAGCTGATTGCTCGCCGCGTGCGCGAAGCCAATGTCTACTGCGAAGTCCACCCCTGCGATGTGAGCAGCGACTGGGTGCGCGAGTTTGCCGCCGACGGCAAGCTCAAGGGCATCATCCTGTCGGGCAGCCATGCCTCCGTCTACGAAGTGGACGACCGCGCTCCCGACGCCGTGTTCGAGCTGAACCTGCCCGTGCTGGGTATTTGCTACGGCATGCAGACCATGGCCACCCAGCTGGGCGGCAAGGTCGAAGGCTCCAACACCCGCGAATTCGGTTACGCCGAAGTGCGCGCCCATGGCCACACCAAGCTGCTGGAAGGCATCGAAGACTTCGCCACAGCCGAAGGCCACGGCATGCTCAAGGTCTGGATGAGCCACGGCGACAAGGTCACCGAGCTGCCTCCGGGCTTCAAGGTCATGGCCTCCACGCCGTCCTGCCCCATTGCCGGCATGGCCGACGAAGCGCGTCGCTACTACGCCGTGCAGTTCCACCCCGAAGTCACGCACACCGTGCAGGGCCAGGCGCTGCTCAACCGCTTTGTGCTCGACATCTGCGGCACGCAGGCAGACTGGATCATGGGCGACTACATCGAAGAAGCCGTGGCCAGGATCCGCGAACAGGTGGGCGATGAAGAAGTGATCCTGGGCCTGTCCGGCGGCGTGGATTCGTCCGTAGCTGCTGCCCTGATCCACCGCGCCATCGGCGACCAGCTGACCTGCGTGTTCGTCGATCACGGTCTGTTGCGCCTGAACGAAGGCGATATGGTCATGGACATGTTCGAAGGCAAGCTTCACGCCAAGGTCGTGCGCGTCGATGCCTCCGCTCTGTTCCTGGGCGAGCTGGCCGGCGTGTCCGAGCCCGAGCAAAAGCGCAAGATCATCGGCCGCCTGTTCGTGGACGTATTCAAGGCCGAGGCCGAAAAGCTCAAGGCCGCCAACGCTGGCTCCAAGGGCGCCACCTTCCTGGCCCAGGGCACCATCTATCCTGACGTGATCGAGTCCGGCGGCGCCAAGAGCAAGAAGGCCGTCACGATCAAGAGCCACCACAACGTCGGCGGCCTGCCCGAGCAGCTGGGCCTGAAGCTGCTGGAGCCCCTGCGCGACCTGTTCAAGGACGAAGTGCGCGAACTGGGCGTGGCCCTGGGCCTGCCCCGCGGCATGGTCTACCGCCACCCCTTCCCCGGCCCCGGCCTGGGCGTGCGCATTCTGGGCGAAGTGAAGAAGGAATATGCCGACCTGCTGCGCCGCGCAGATGCCATCTTCATCGAAGAGCTGAACAACTGGATCGACGAAAAGACCGGCAAGAGCTGGTACGACCTGACCAGCCAGGCCTTTACCGTGTTCCTGCCCGTCAAGAGCGTGGGCGTGATGGGTGACGGCCGCACCTACGACTACGTCGTGGCCCTGCGCGCCGTGGTCACCAGCGACTTCATGACTGCCGACTGGGCCGAGCTGCCCTACGGCCTGCTCAAGAAGGTCTCCGGCCGCATCATCAACGAAGTGCGCGGCATCAACCGCGTCACCTATGACGTGAGCACCAAGCCACCAGCAACCATCGAGTGGGAATAA
- a CDS encoding RnfH family protein yields MADALPEVIDITVCISPCSGTVQEALLQLAAGSTVQQALDAVTASAALPDLQLPDPLAADMLGIWGKVANPGQILKHGDRLEVYRPLTVDPKVARRERFARQGARGAGLFKRQRDGAKAGY; encoded by the coding sequence ATGGCTGATGCTCTGCCCGAGGTGATCGACATCACGGTCTGCATCTCGCCCTGCTCCGGCACCGTGCAGGAAGCCTTGTTGCAGCTTGCCGCGGGCAGCACTGTCCAGCAAGCTCTGGATGCAGTGACCGCCTCAGCAGCCTTGCCTGACCTGCAACTGCCCGACCCCTTGGCTGCCGACATGCTCGGTATCTGGGGCAAAGTCGCGAATCCTGGCCAGATTCTCAAACATGGCGATCGCCTGGAAGTCTATCGCCCGTTGACAGTAGACCCCAAGGTTGCCCGACGCGAACGCTTTGCCCGCCAGGGCGCGCGCGGCGCCGGACTTTTCAAACGCCAGAGAGACGGAGCCAAGGCGGGCTATTAG
- a CDS encoding type II toxin-antitoxin system VapC family toxin: MSATAFVLDASVTAAWLLPDDASEHTRRLYTRIRRDEVDPQAPNLWQWECGNLIASGVNNGRIPQTSVEGLWGVLEAIRHRVELHDLAPAQHKAVLDVALDTGLPTYDAAYLWLAQSLRLPLATFDTAQIAAARKSGVTVWAPEDF; this comes from the coding sequence ATGAGCGCCACCGCTTTTGTGCTCGATGCATCCGTCACCGCCGCCTGGTTGCTGCCTGACGACGCCAGCGAGCACACCAGACGCCTCTACACCCGTATCCGCCGCGATGAAGTGGACCCGCAAGCCCCCAACCTCTGGCAGTGGGAATGCGGCAACCTGATTGCATCAGGCGTGAATAATGGCCGTATCCCGCAGACATCGGTCGAAGGTCTGTGGGGCGTACTGGAAGCCATTCGCCATCGCGTGGAGCTGCACGACCTGGCTCCTGCACAGCACAAGGCCGTGCTGGATGTGGCGCTGGATACCGGCCTGCCCACCTACGATGCCGCATACCTGTGGCTGGCGCAGTCGCTGCGCCTGCCACTGGCCACATTCGATACAGCCCAGATCGCGGCCGCCCGCAAAAGCGGCGTCACCGTCTGGGCTCCCGAAGATTTCTAA